In the Primulina eburnea isolate SZY01 chromosome 15, ASM2296580v1, whole genome shotgun sequence genome, GTTGCAATGGTTTGAAATCAGACCACCATTCCTACAGCTTTGGTTCCAATGACGTTGTTTCATAATTTTTAATCGGTTTTTTCTTTGTTTGGTGATTACAGGTTTATTATCTCTCATCGTATTGGTTTTTCTACTCGGGATAGGCGGATGGATGGATTTTATATCACTCACTGTGAGTATTGTTATCTGTAGTTTTAATACGCGCTCATATGGAAAATGAgtctttctttcttcttttgtttTGGTTGCTTGTAATTCGTCATAAGAGGCTGAAGATTGTGGTAAATTTGTTTTGTTCACGGCATTTAATGTATGATTTGTGGACTATGCGCACGTTGATGTCTGAAACGCATTTGGTATCGCTACATTTGCTGCAGGCAATTGCAGATAGAGGGCTTGAGCTTTTGTCAACAACGTTTGTATTCAGTGTATTTGTAAGTTTCTGGTCAACCTGTTGTTACATTTCTTCAAATGAATGGTTGGGATCTAGTTATAGTACACCTGACTAATTATTTTTAATCTAGTAAATATATGTAATAGGTTTGTTGGTACTGAATTATGACGCTGAGTTGCATTTTCCAACATTTAGCTGAGAATCACGTTATTGGGGTCATCCATCACAAAGCGACTGAAATATTGAAATTTTATAAGTTAGTGTTGTATCATCACATACACTCGGGGCACATCCCGGTAACTCATTTTGACTTAAAGGCAGTGAATTATTAATCTCCTAAAAAGCACTTGCATTCATTCGGTGATCATACACCTTGTAATTTTTGACGATCTAGTGTCTTCTTGCCTGAACGTCACGTGTGTTTGTTCTAATGGTGTTTCATGACAGATGACATTTCTTCTCTATATAACTGGTTATAATTCCCGATCACAAAGTTCTTCTTTGAAGCCCCGAGTCACCGGAAACTTCATTCATGACTGGTAAATAAATCAATTTGTCATACGAAGTCTCTCAAACTATTATTGAAATCAAATATCGTAGTATCCCCTGAAAAGTTCTTGAAAGCAGTTTGTGTTGATCATTCAAGCTCCAAGAACTATTTCACCTTTtcttttctatttattttttcatacaTAATGctttatttactaaatttataGATTGGCCATTAACAGTTTTCTGCAGTTTATGCTTATGTATTCTTATGTCATGCTATAGGTGGTTTGGGATACAACTAAATCCTCAGTTCATGGGAATTGACCTCAAGTATGTTTCCAAACCTAAGTTGCTAACTAGGTGTCTTGAAATTCTCACAATCTTCATAACACACTCTGTTATTAGTGCTTTTGGCATTTTCTCACCAGACTCTACTGCCAGTTAGGGTTTTATTTTTCTCTCTCGTATGCTATGTATAAATTAGTGACAATTCCTTCAAGTTAATACCTTTTTGATTGGAAGAAAACTATAATTGATCAGCTTTTTTTCCATTGTCTATAAGTGAATGTGATTGTTATTTCTTATGCTTATAAGTAGCCACCTTATCTCCTCACATGGTGAAATTGGCCAATACATTTTTTCAATATAATGTAATCCAATCTATCTTGTAGATTCTACTTTGTTAGAGCTGGTATGATGGGATGGCTTCTTATAAATCTGTCTGTTCTTGCAAACTGCATTCAAGTGACTGACTTAAGCCGATCAATGATACTCTACCAGATATTTTGTGTGGTATGTTGGTAAaaattatattgtgttcttgaaatcGTTTAGTTCTTAGAatttttcttttgcttcctaatTCAGCTATACATCCTGGACTACTTTTTCTTTGAAGAATATATGACCTCCACGTAAGTATCACACTTTCCTCTTGTATGTGAACATATATTTCACTGCAACTCTATCCATATCATCATTTGTTTGTCCAATGTATATGTCATAGAATAGCTCTCGTTGTTTGGCTTTAAAAGTTTTGTTGTTCAGTTAGTTTTGGTTTGCCATATTATTTTAGAATGCTGATTCGTCTGTCAAAGATCATGTGGAAATGTTACACTAGTTTTTGTTCTGCTAGGTTTGTATAACATACATTCTGATTAGCGTTGAAGGTTTGCCATCTCTAACAAATTAATTAGTTTCCTTTTTTCTGGTTGATTTTTGAATAGCCTAGTTGTTAACCTTCCATTCGCATGTCACAGAATAGATAAATCTAACCTCAACCAAATTGGCATCTTCTTAGATGGGATATAATTGCAGAGAGGTTGGGTTTCATGCTGGTTTTTGGAGATCTAGTCTGGATTCCATTTACATTCAGTATCCAGGTATACGGTCGTATAGGCAACACTTAACTCGATTGTTTTTTCAAGTCCCCCTTTCTTAAATTCAGCTCTACATACTTTTACCCCTCAAACTGGGTTTAGGCAAAGCATAAAACTTTTCTGGAAAAATCAACTTTATGGCACTCAAATATGAATTTTGTCATGGAAGTTATTCCCGGATATTTTAATGTAGTTAGTATTGAAATGGTTTTGGAAACATTTCGGTCCTGGTTCATTGTGTGATAACTACCTTCATATTCCCATTCTTTTAAAGTCTTCCGATTCCCTTTGTCTTTCTCCAAACATATCCAATTTCCACCAATCCCTTTCAGACACACGCATTCAGTTATCTATGGGCATGTTCGCCTTTCCTCTATGAAACATGACCTTTATTGCAATTTTACGATGGCATTGTTGAGGACATTCTTCGTCTATCCAGTGTCTTTAGCGATGATAATACCAATGCCATACCATCATGAAATTATGTTAATGTGGAACCATATAAGTTGTAGATTATCTAATTATATTTGGTCAATCcttttgatatatgattgttGCTGCAGTTGTACAATGGTTATATTCTCATCTCTATAATTTCCAAGGGTTCCTAGAAACAGCCTGAAATtcaattttgactttttctgtTTCATGCCTGTTTATCCATTTCTATAATGTCATTATGCAACAAAATGATTTCAATATTTGTAACTTAAGTAAATACTATGTTTTTGTTGTCCTACTCTATTCAATTCTTGAGCTACTACTCATTTTTTCAGAAATGAACTATTCTATTCATTTATTCTAGTCATCTCCTTGTTTAGTGTGCCATCTGATCAGTTACTCTGGCTCAATCTGGCATGTGAATGATGCTGTAGTGTATCTGTGTATGCATGCACGAGCATGTTCTCCTTgtaaatattttgtaatttaTTTCTTCTCTTTTGAAAGGGTTGGTGGCTTAAAGATAATGAGGTGGAGCTAACAACTGCTGCTGTTGTTGCCAACTGTCTTGTTTTTCTCATTGGGTATTATTTCTCTTTCAGATGAGGCAATCACAGCTGCTATTGTGGTTGGTTGTTTTCAACCAACATATTTGGAGTTTCTGATCTTGTCTATTTTCTACACTGACATGCTTGTTTTGTGGTTGCAAAGCTATCTCGTCTTCCGAGGAGCTAACAAGCAGAAGCATGATTTCAAAAAGAATCCCAAAGCACATATTTGGGGTAGGCCTCCAAAAATAATTGGAGGGAAGCTTCTTGCTTCTGGTTACTGGTAAGCATCCATCTGGCATTCAGAACATCTCTCTGTGGTTCCCTTTatctcatgaaaatatgatCGAATATATATACGTTATAAGAATATTAAGAAGAAGAACATGCATTGTAGTTGCATAAAATAACCAAGAAAATTTTTGTCGATAAAACATCATATATCcgaatgaattaaaatattattttaaaaaaaaattactgctAATCAAGTgtgttaattaaaaatattgtgAAATGAAGTGATATAAATCATTATAATCAAAGAATTACagaatttgaaaaatatatgaTAAATAATTTACCTTGAATATGTTTTAATCTatatgaaattatattttaattgactCGAAtctaaagaaaaatattagagATTGAATTCATGAACATTAtaacaaaatacacaaattaaAATAACAAGAAGACATGTATATCACGGACAAATTTATTGTTTGCGAGAAATGCAACTTCCTAATTAAATTTTTGTACTAAAAAAAGTTAAATCtatcattattattaatataaaaatttctGTACGCAACAAATAGAAAGCAGATGAATAAAAACTGAAAAAACACATATTAATTATACATAGATCAATCAAAGCAATACACATTAGATTAACACTAATATGATTTCGTCCATTTTGAGTGTTTTATGAAATCGAAGTACATTAACTTATTTGACTCAAAAAAGCTCAACACCTTCACTGCTTCACATGAGAATGAAAACAATGATCATTGTCCACAAAAAATTACTTAAGTCAAAActataaattgaaaatatacATTATTTAAATCTGGTTGTTTTTTTTAACATAACTGAAGTCGGAAAACTTCAAAATTTCCgaaacaacaaatataataaaaaGATTGAACCTCAAGACTCAAAATGTACTTATGCAATTAAATAGTTTAACCAAAAACAAAGAAAGAAGCAAATTTAAAGTTAAATATCAGACAAATGACAAAATTACAGAAGTACGGAATAGCAGTAAAAACAATACGTGTAAGTTGATCGACTAATCAAATTTCCATATAAATATGATTCATACAAGGAAAAATACTTGTTATTTGTTGGTTATTAGTGGCATCTCGAAAACTTCTGGGTTGAAATATTAAGTTTCAAATTAATGAATGTCACTGCctacaaaaatttatttaagttaaaacTATAAATTAAAACTTAGATTATTTAAATCTGGTTGTTTTTTTTAAGCGAAGTCGAAATTTCTAAGTCTCCAAAGCAACcgataaaataaaaagattgaACTTCGAGACACGAGAtgtaattataaaattaaatcgtccaaaaaaaaaaaacaaagaagaaAAGTCAAAGTTAAACAAATTACAAAAGTACGATATAACAgtaaaaataatatgtgtaagTGGATGGACTCATCAAATTTCCATTAAAATAGGATCTATAAAAGGAAAAACACTTGTCATTCATTGGATATTAGCGGCATCTCGAAAACGTCCGGGTCGAAATATAACTTTCAAATTAAGTTTCGAACTAGTGAATGCTGCCAAAAGGAGTTGCGATGCCTAGATTGAACCTCAAGATGTAACTCTGAAATTAAACGGCACAcccaaaaacaaagaaaaaaaatcaaagttaAATAGACAAATAACAAAAAAACCAGtgatctcaaaagataaacataAGAAAATACCAAAAGACAAACATAAGATATGATGACAATTTAGTAAACAAACAATGAAACCACGTTTATAAAGATAATAGATAATAGAAATTAATATAGCTCTAGAGAGAAAATAGAGGCCATGCGACATTGAAAAATGAATGTAGCCACGAGGTATCTAGATTCTAATGTATCATCTCTGAAAGTTCGACCATCTGTCTTGCATTGGTCCTCTCCTTATGTCTAGGCCCTACAGTACCACTGCATTTTGGTGTTCCTTGTGTTTCTACGAACTATGAGTTGTTCCTTCATCCTAAGTTACTATGCCTCCATTCTGGtagattttttttcctttttcaggGCAATTGCCAGGCACAGTAATTATCTCGGTGATTTGTTGGTTGCTCTGTCCTTCAGTTTACCTTGTGGGATAAGGTCATAATCTCTCTCTATATATCAAGGAAGGGCAATTTATAGTGGCTTAATTTTGTCGTCTTTTACCATGTTTACACAGTTCTCCAGTTCCATATTTCTATCCAATATACCTATTTGTTTTACTGATATGGAGAGAAAGGAGAGACGAAGCCCGGTGTGCACAGAAGTACAAGGAAGTTTGGGCGGAATATCGGTACCTGGTTCCTTGGAGGATATTTCCATATGTTTACTAATGGCGAGCTCCTGCTTTATGTATTCATCAATGGATAAATTTCCATTTCCATATTTGTCGTAGAATGCTCTATTTTTTCAAACTTTATTCTTgttaaatgaatatttttggaTTGATGTAAAATGTCTGGACAATTTGAGGTTCTTGATGCTGGATGAAGAGAAATGGCTGTGCGAGTTGCATTTGTTTTGGGTATTTACGTGGATAATTCACTTGCACGCTGTGTCAATATCGATGTGGATTGGAATTGGAGGAAATATTTCTATTTCCAACTATATATCCTAATAcatgtatgagacggtctcacggatcgtattttgtgagacagatctcttatttgggtcatctttgaaaaaatattattttttatgctaagagtattactttttattgtgaatatgggtagggttgacccgtctcacagataaaaattcgtgagaccgtctcacaagataccgtTTCCTTGAGGAAACCTCAAGGATTAGGTTTCTTGACTTACCTTTGTTTTTAAGATTTCTCCACTCACTTATTTTGTATGGTTCCTTTGttgggtacaataattgtcattgcttggtagagcgatcgaaccatggtgcttaaGCTACtgtgtggtttaaaagattttagttgcaccattaccactagctatagtttttggtaaagcggtaaacaCTTGGtactacaattggtatcagagctaaggtcaTGAGTTCGATTCCCAGTGATttcaaggagtgcaattattgggagggagattgttgggtgcaataattgttcttgtttggtagagcgatcgaaccgtggtgcttgaactgctgtgcagtttaaaagatttgagttccaCCATtgcactagctatagcttttggtaaagtggCAGTATCAGAGCCAATATCATGGGTTCGATtgccattgattgcaaggagtgcaattattggagagagattgttgggtgcaataattgtctttgcTTGGTAGAGCAATCGAATCATGATGTTTAAGCTGCtgtgtggtttaaaagatttgagttgcaccattaccactaactatagcttttggtaaatcGGTAAGTCAGAAGATGAGTTAAAATGCGATGCGACGACAATAATGCTAGAGGAAATATGGAATGTTATTGTTGCTTCTGATAGAAAAGTAGATCGTCTTTCCAACTATTACAGTGAACAGAATCGGAAAACCGAGGAGTAAAAACTCTTTGGCTTCCCTCAAGTCGTCGTTCAATCTTACATTGTTTCCTCCCACTTCTCGTGAAAACCTTGTGGATAGGCCTTTTTTCTCGGCtcacaataaaattcaaattccCTTGCTGCTGCTATTCTTTCTCTAACCAAGAGTATTACCATGTTTTGATGTTGCTTAACTAGTGATTATCAAAACAGTATAAATTTAGTAATATTTGGAGTGATTTTAACTTTTGGTAGTATAGTTTATTATGtagtatataataaataatatgcacCTAACACAATAAGCTTTCTCTTGTATATGTTGATTTTCAATCAATGTTAGATTTGTGTATCGATATCATATGTGTAGCTGATTGTTGTTCTAGTTAAGTGTATTTGAAAATAATCTCATAGAGttcttttttttattgataACGTGATTAATCAATTCAATATTACAAATAAGGTTGTTACGTTCAcatctttagagttttatcacAATGACAAAAAATCTTaaataaatatgaaataattatttCTTTAACATTTTTACATATCTaacctataaaaaaaaattaaagttcaAAAATCTTGCaacatttcaaatttatttttattgataatacttttataaattatatatttttaatgttttttgcaattattttcttgaaaaatgatTGTATTGTATTATTAATTGTGGACATCGTATGACATAAACATCTTATAAAATATCACACCAGTTATTTGTTCACATATGTTTTCGATGTGGATGAAGCGTACTAGGctaaaattttccaaaatattaCGTTAGTGCAACTatcagtgtatatatatatatatatatatgagtaggtttcttgtgacatggtctcacgaatttttagtgagacgggtcaactctaccgatattcgcaataaaaaataatacttttagcataaaaactaatattttttcatggatgacccaaattagagatcagtctcacaaatacggccttctcacagatacgacccgtgagaccgtctcacacaagtttttgccacacAAAAATTAGCTAGTTACAtatttatttaacattttatttatgGTTATATTCCTTGATTGATCGAGTACACTAAATCAAAAAATGATGAATCTACTAATAAGTcggaattaattaaattttaatatctCGTTTTCAAGGCAAGAAACCTAACGTTGAAACGCGAATTTTCTATTCTTTCGCCGATCGTTGTTTTAACACCGGACGCCATGGCCAAAAGCTCCTTCAAACTGGAACACCCTCTTGGTAAATTGTTGGTCCTTTTGTTTAGGAGCCCTAATTTCCGTCTTGGAATTTGGTTAcattttttcatgtatcgatttTGTTTTTTCATTAGAATTGAGATAAAATCTTATTTGTCAAAGAGTGGTCAAGCTCATGTTTCTTTGAACTTGGATGATCTTGATCTTTGACTTTATTATTGTGGATGAACGACTGATTTGATTTACGGGAGTCTTGTGTGATTTGGCTTTTGACTGTAGGATGATGCATCAATTTTATGTTGATTGATCTTAGTTTGATTGAGATTTTAGTTACTGGTGAGACAGTGTTGAAATGGCGTGGGACTTTTCCGTATTCTATGATCAATGCTTGAGTTCTCAATACTAGGTTGTGAGAGTGGATCAGGGGGGAAACTGGCcttttgttaatttttatttaacgtATGTAGGTTAGTTTTCATTGAGATACTGCTGCAACTGTTGAGTTTTAGTTTTCAAACAACTTCTAGCGGTGATTTTTCACATTCTAGTTGTTTGCTTATAAACTGTGTTTGCTCTATGGTCTGAAATTAGAAAAATTGTTGACGTTTCTTGAGGAGTCGAATGGGAAAGTTGTGCATGTTGTAGATGgctttgagttttttttttgttcttttgGGGTTTGTTCACAGTCTGCAGTGTATATTAATGTAATGTGTTGCAGAGAGGCGACAGGCTGAGGCTGCTCGTATCAGGGAGAAGTACCCTGACAGAATTCCGGTGAAAATTAGTAAATTTTCAATAATatactttttttttgttttttatcgGTCAATAAATCCTTCGCTTCAACTCCTGTGGTGTAGGTAATTGTGGAGAAGACTGAAAGGAGTGACATCCCAGACATTGACAAGAAGAAGTCGGTGACCTTTATCGACTTCCAACACTATTTATTTTTCTGGATCTAGTTAAACTTATATGCATTGTTATCTTTGATGTGAAACACATTAGAGAGCCTAGGCAGTACCCCTTGATTATATTTCCCAGCAATATTATAATAGTTTTAGCAACGGCGAGTGTTTAAGCTTTAGTAGCTACAGCAATAACAGCATTTCCTTGGCTGGAGATAACTTTATCTTAAATTACCCTGTATAGCATTTTCTTTATTTCAAAGCAACTGTCATTTTGTGTAGGACCGTAGTTTTGATCCACCTTCgtttcattttttttcattGGCGAAAAGATATAATTTTCCAATTGACTGTTTGTCTGTTCCCAACctgttattgttttttttttatctcaaacTCTGCAGATACTTGGTACCTGCTGATCTGACTGTTGGACAATTTGTTTATGTTGTCCGAAAAAGAATTAAGCTAAGTGCTGATAAAGCTATATTTATATTTGTCAAGAACATTCTCCCTCCAACTGGTGAGAGAGAAACTTTGGCTGTGTTTAAATCGAGATGAGTTAGTTCTGTTGTTTTTAACAAGGGCCTTTGTTGTGTGTTATTTTAGCTGCAATGATGTCTGCGATATACGAGGAAAATAAAGATGAAGACGGCTTCCTATACATGACGTACAGTGGCGAGAATACATTTGGATCATTCTGAGATGTATTTGTTGCTTAGCctctatgtgtgtgtgtgtgtatacatatatactgtTTAAGATAAACTTGTATATTCTTTGTATTGCCTCGGTTATATACCCTTCTAAGAAAgattattttcattttgaacTTGATAAGAATTTGAGTAACTTTTATGTGttgtttaataatatttttatccaCTAGATGTTATTGTGCAGATTTTCTGTATGTTGATGATCGTTAATTGAATGTGTAAAACATACAATCAGTACAATGAAAGCAGCTTGGAGAAACATCCGATGAGACCTTGTTTAATCTCTCGGATGAACAAGATTTGACATATCTCTTAGGCCATAATTGGTACATTAAAATGGAATAAGTTATAAAATGAAGTATTTGCAGAGTGTTCTTCACCAACGTTCCGAGGTTGAAGTATGGTTGAAATTGAATATAAAAGATCTGTTGATGCATTTGGCAAGCTACTATATCCTCTTGAGAGTAGGGTGATACCATCATCTAAATGTGCAAATCAGCTTTTCAACCAACAGGAACTATTCATCATCTTTTAAAGAAACTATTCATCATCTTTTAAAGAGAGAAAAAATCTTTAAAGAATTTAGGGGCTATTACTTCATTAATAGCTTAACATATGTACTCTTCACCTACttatatattcaaaatataaaacataaaacatAACAGAATAAAATtgtttacaataattaaataaattttaactaaaaattcaaaataattattcgATAAACCAAACCTCTCCTCAAGAGGGTAGATGGGATGATTCCATTTTTTTCATTGGGTCcgggtattattattatatgattatgttctattaattattataaattaatgttaTCAATATACTAATATACTGATAATTTTAATATTACTTTTTTCTattattgtttatttaatagaataattattcatttaataaaatattacaaTAATCATTTATTTTGCTATATAATGCGAaagatatattttaaatttgcaGGAATGagaaaaaataattgaaattaaaGTCTAATTGATTTTATAAAttctttcaaatcaaatcaatttttTATCGAGTCATATTAGGAGAAAATTTCTTATACGATTATAGGGGTTATTGTTTATCTACATCTATTGAGTCGTCTATCGAATTGTTGCAATTTATTTTCGATCTCAAGAtaaggaaaaaaatatttaaaagtggGGTTTTATAATCCAATGAaaagttaaatttatttaaaatttcatgatactttatactttatttattttaattatcaatATTAGCATCAATATTATCCattttttacaaaataattaGAAGTTGCTAATATTGAAGTTAGCATATGTTAATATTGGGCTAGGGCCTCGGAGAAGTAATTATTAACAGAAGGCCTAAATATTGGTCTGTGTCTTCTACTCAAAGTTTATAATATCAATTAATGGGCTAGGCCCAAGGAAAGTTAGTATTAACAGTATAGCAGGTATAAATATTAGGCTGCGGCTTTTATGAGAGGCCCTTGGTAATTCGTTGGGCCGAGTCTTCAAGCAGAAGTTGCTAATATTTAATATGGGGCTAACCACATGTTAAATATTGGACTAGGCTCAGGAAGTAATTATTAACAGTTCTAAATATTGGGCTGTCTCTTCTACTTAAAAGTttctaataaatttttttgctCATTCTGCAAAGAATTTTATAATTcataaaagacaaaaatttgtgtgagacagtctaacgagttgtattttgtgagacggatcacttatttgggttatcaatgaaaaagtattactttttattgtgaatatcggtaaggttgactcgtctcacagataaagattcgtgagaccgtctcacaagagactttcTCATCGTAAAAAACGACATCTTTTATAAGATTAGGTAATTGTGCGTAATTAGAAATTGTATTTAAGACATTATACAATGTAAACATAACAATCCTATAAAAAACATACAAAACAACATATTATTTCTCTCTATATATTGCTCATCAATatcttgtaatttttttttatcacactTGTGAAGACCTGCAATCTTGCAACGAGAAAATCTATATAAGTCATAGGAAATTTCGACTCATTTTTGGCACGACATTTTTAGTTCcatacaatcataatcatgaaaatttgaataatcATTGTCTCTTCATTATTGACCATTTATCACCATATGGAAGTGTACCAATCTTGGAAGAGATTCATGCAGCGGAAATCACTCTCCATTTGCACTTAAGGAAAACCAAAATCACTCATGAATCTCGGGTGTGTATCTTGAATCAAGAAGAGGCCACGTTCATTCGGGAGAGAAAAGTGCAATCATCACGTTGATTAAGCAATCAGCGACATTCTTGGAGTGATACGGGCTTACCTTTATAGTTGATTATTCAAGCCTATATAAGAAGCAAACTCCCTCCCCATAACTTCAAGAATTCGAAATTTAGCATTTGCAGCAGCCTAGTCGAAGCTCTACCGCAACCTTGTTCGAACGAAGTTCTTTTAGCATGTCCTTCTAGCGCCTTAATCCAAACGAAAtcaggtaagtgggcttttgctatGTATTTATTTGTAACTTAAACTTTGTATAAGTATCTCATGACATGCGTCTATGTGTGTCAAATAATTTTCGGAAAatgctattatatattttataaaatctcgatcgatgtacgatatgttcttctatttcctttgttctttgattctgctgagtttattcaaaaattccgataagtgttgtttgatacatctgattctgtggtgcactgttatgattcgagtgggatatggaacgacgattgtaaatttatatggcccccatcagtgggtataaaactgtgtttcggcccccatcaatgggtataaaactgtgttttggcctcaccccttagaggactaatatattggggacaatttgaccatggaaaacgagatgagtaacagtgttttcGTTTGTTCTGATTCGTTCTGTTCTGAATTGTCTGATAATCTCTGTTTCGCACTTCGATTCCGATTCTGATCTGATATAAGATACTATgttttgaaaaatcagtttGCAATATgagttttaaattatatttatatgtatttgtggtaatcgatcgacccccacttgctgagtgtttcccaaacactcaccccttacatttctccccagataagaatgaagatCAAGTAGACGAGGATGAAATAAGACATGCTTTGGAGTTGGTGAGGAAGTCTTGAGATATGAATATTTCTCGCTTATGTTCTTTCTAAGTTTCGATTTAAGTTGTACACTGCTTCCGCACATTTTATTTCGTTTTGGAATTTATCActgtaagacaagattattttgagttatttatgaaatagactggttttggtttatactgaactacgatgcttgttgtttgacgattatgtgattgttgaacaacgtcggtgtcgactaaccccggtctcggggcgtgacaacaCTTGTATTCATCCTTCATTCGTCTTATCCATAACTGCAACGATATCCTAAAGTTCAAGAACagaatttgtgaagaaattgcTGCGCAGATTTGTATTGGAAAAAATAAGAAATGGAAAGTAGTTGCAAGATAATCGGTTGAAGCAATATACGGGAAATAAAAATTCCACAAATCGTGGACGGCCAAGTTTCTATACTCGATGCGAACACATTAAGCTTAAAAATCCCCTCATCCTTTCCCAAACCATCGGCTTGCTTCTCCTCTAATCTTGGGATGGATCATCATCATTTTCTTCTGACTTATCTTTTCGATAATCTTCCATAATAAACCCTGGCACGAGAAAATTGGCAATCCAGTATGCTAACAGAAGTACGGCGCTGCCAACAAATCACAGAAAAATCAATCGATGCACGAcgaaacaaaatataaacatcaCAATCTTACACCTTGTCTGGAGCAGTACGGATAACTTCCCGCCGGTAGCTGACGAACTAGCGGTG is a window encoding:
- the LOC140814667 gene encoding delta(14)-sterol reductase isoform X2; the encoded protein is MDLSALLLSLIPSWTSVAMILLFFTYLAIVGSLLPGKVVPGAVLSDGTRLHYRCNGLLSLIVLVFLLGIGGWMDFISLTAIADRGLELLSTTFVFSVFMTFLLYITGYNSRSQSSSLKPRVTGNFIHDWWFGIQLNPQFMGIDLKFYFVRAGMMGWLLINLSVLANCIQVTDLSRSMILYQIFCVLYILDYFFFEEYMTSTWDIIAERLGFMLVFGDLVWIPFTFSIQGWWLKDNEVELTTAAVVANCLVFLIGYLVFRGANKQKHDFKKNPKAHIWGRPPKIIGGKLLASGYWAIARHSNYLGDLLVALSFSLPCGISSPVPYFYPIYLFVLLIWRERRDEARCAQKYKEVWAEYRYLVPWRIFPYVY
- the LOC140814667 gene encoding delta(14)-sterol reductase isoform X3, with the protein product MDLSALLLSLIPSWTSVAMILLFFTYLAIVGSLLPGKVVPGAVLSDGTRLHYRCNGLLSLIVLVFLLGIGGWMDFISLTAIADRGLELLSTTFVFSVFMTFLLYITGYNSRSQSSSLKPRVTGNFIHDWWFGIQLNPQFMGIDLKWDIIAERLGFMLVFGDLVWIPFTFSIQGWWLKDNEVELTTAAVVANCLVFLIGYLVFRGANKQKHDFKKNPKAHIWGRPPKIIGGKLLASGYWAIARHSNYLGDLLVALSFSLPCGISSIFLSNIPICFTDMERKERRSPVCTEVQGSLGGISVPGSLEDISICLLMASSCFMYSSMDKFPFPYLS
- the LOC140814902 gene encoding autophagy-related protein 8C-like, which encodes MAKSSFKLEHPLERRQAEAARIREKYPDRIPVIVEKTERSDIPDIDKKKYLVPADLTVGQFVYVVRKRIKLSADKAIFIFVKNILPPTAAMMSAIYEENKDEDGFLYMTYSGENTFGSF
- the LOC140814667 gene encoding delta(14)-sterol reductase isoform X1, which translates into the protein MDLSALLLSLIPSWTSVAMILLFFTYLAIVGSLLPGKVVPGAVLSDGTRLHYRCNGLLSLIVLVFLLGIGGWMDFISLTAIADRGLELLSTTFVFSVFMTFLLYITGYNSRSQSSSLKPRVTGNFIHDWWFGIQLNPQFMGIDLKFYFVRAGMMGWLLINLSVLANCIQVTDLSRSMILYQIFCVLYILDYFFFEEYMTSTWDIIAERLGFMLVFGDLVWIPFTFSIQGWWLKDNEVELTTAAVVANCLVFLIGYLVFRGANKQKHDFKKNPKAHIWGRPPKIIGGKLLASGYWAIARHSNYLGDLLVALSFSLPCGISSIFLSNIPICFTDMERKERRSPVCTEVQGSLGGISVPGSLEDISICLLMASSCFMYSSMDKFPFPYLS